The DNA sequence TGAGATGTGATAACTATTTCCACATACTATACAAACGAGTATTTTATTAGGCTTAGTTTGACAACATTTAAATGTGTTCTCTTCAAAATCTACCTCTTTTACTACAGAGAGAGGTGACGGCACATTTTTACTTTCCGCCATCTTGGATGAAAACTACTTTCATAATCATTAAATTCTGGTACCCTGAGTAATGTCTTAATCCTTCAtactttataatataatattcttAATGTTTCAAAAGTATCACTAGACTTCTCTGGATTTCTGGATTTCTCCCTGCCTCTTATGCTGGTACTTCCCCCGACTCCATGTATATGGTCTCTTCTGCTTGTTGCCTTATCACCATAATATCTCTGTTgttttctttaatcttttctaaAATCTACAGTTAATGACATAGCTGCTATGTAAGCTTGTTGATCCTCAGGTGTTTATTTGGTTATACCTTAATACTTTATTCACACCTGTCCTATGTTCCAATATACCTATATGATGTTCCCTATTTGTCATTGGGGGAGATGAGAACTTGTGAAATCCTGGGAAATTTGGTATtcattaattgaaaaaaaaaacagttgatAGCAGGTCATTAATTCTGATTTAAAATACTACAGTCTTGATATTTGATGTATATATGTGTTCTAATTTGTAGAAAGTTAACAATCCTGCCAAAAATGATGAACTCGAAAAAGTTGAAGAGAATACTCTTAAAGGGCTGTGGGAGCTTGGTGCATTTGCTTTACAAATTCCCCAGGAATTAGGAGGCTCAGAATTGTCTAATACGCAATATGCAAGGCTTGTTGAAATTGTAGGAGCAAATGATTTAGGTATGTATTGATTAGTATTTGAATATTGATTAGATCTCTAGCTACATTGATAAAACTATGCGTTTTTTAATAAATGAACACGTGGTTCTTTATTTACTTATAATACATAtcacatattttatttattttaggcGTTGGTATTACTTTGGGCGCCCACCAGTCCATTGGTTTTAAAGGTATTCTTCTTTTTGGAAATCAGCAACAAAAGGCCAAGTATTTAACCATGTGTTCTAGTGGTAAAGTTGCTGCTTTTTGTTTAACTGAACCAAGTTCAGGTTCAGATGCTGCATCTATACAGTAAGTACCCCTATTTATTATATTGCCATCTACTTTAATGgtcatgaacgaaaacgattttCCTTGTGTCATCTGGGCTACACGCTATCGCTTTGATGAATTGaaaagccatatatatatatatatatatatatatatatatatatatatatatatatatatactatatagatagtatatatatatatatattatatatatatatatatatatatatatatacagattgaacgaatttaaaacggaacatacgaaatcaatgtatttcggctcaactccgctctaggtgggtGGCCAACAAAAgcttgtcaaataattatattatataaatccaatacttcagcgggctgatggattcggaactcattcaagaacaagtcaaaactccacccaaataggttgcctagaatcactgaaaaaactagactaaacaagcagttattatgctgtcaaaccacttatcgcttccttatagtccaagagctggagccgaaattttgaactgatcagtaatatgacatttctctattggaatatgtttttttttcaaactaaagtcatatttactttacaaatcacatttttttcttaaatataaatattttacgaattaatttttaattgaataaatgtttgatatttgatattttattaaattaaagtaattttataatgttaactattaaatatttttggtataacaaatagtaattttacttattttttattacaataaaaaggtttttaaatttatattgcataaataatgattgttcagatataagaaaaatttgatttattattacattaataatcaattacaaaatctattatttctatttatcaataggtaaaattcaatttgtagaattcctttaacattttacaaataattattaataaaaatcaatttaatagtggaattatcaattttttaagctttgaaatttactttgtagatattttcaatattttttttaactttcaaattgattgaattttgtttcattagttaattataattttacaaattctgtttggacattaattttgcatcattattattttaaaatattaaaataataatgatgcgcgttcatttagatcagtaattctagacgcatgcgctaaatgtaataagtatcaagatgcttttattcaacttggcgaaactgacttcgattgtaatgaagtttttgaaaccttagaaactttcatatgtcacttatatggaacaggactgatgagaacaattccaaaaagaaaagtaaacgatgtcagagtttcactatttaaccggcagtataagttgcatgatgtgaacgagccttaaaaaaaaaaaatttcgatgcttcaagcttaccaccatgtcaagatgtattacaccaacatctactgcgagctcattatatttcaaatatttggacaaatgctcataaaaaagtaccaacagaattgattgttgaagaaagTGATTGTGATAGTgatagtgattgaaaatgaagcagataatgaatgtgatattattaaaagtgaaagtgacgaagatgatgaatgtgatgacatcaatgagagtgagaaaaatgacgaaatttttagtttttctaaatttttttttcttatcggaaaaatcgtttgaaaatttttggaaaaaaatcatggtataactgacagaaaatcgaaaggattctacaaattagattttacctcaaaaaattacgaaaattttcatttacggcaatttttttggaaaattttgaggaaaactctacttgacgcttttcagaatagtaacagaagtgagcacacaaattttcaaatcaatcggtataaaaatatcataataaaatcagtttgaaaattgttaccgagacctaaaatgcgcaggcaagtggtacatttgaccccgttttatggctctctgtaccaacccatctgtccgcccttttatatttagagtttttaggggctaaataatgagccatgaaaatggcggacatattacttatcgttaatttttccccaaaaaattgcaacctcacccctgtccgccaccccttatgtatccactctcgcgtccgccctttgggatttcgtctagttataccaagatcttactctgggcaaatgttcagccatattatcgatcgttaatttttccgaaaaaaatgacaacttcatccctgtatagccaccccctgtaccacgaggggcgtccgcgtGTAAGGCAatgtcttaacccagttacaatgaatatattccaatagagaaatgtcatattactgatcagttcaaaatttcggctatatctctccgactattaggcaagctcctctttccttttaaaggagacagatagttgaacgatattttatacaatgtctatcaccgggtatggatttatttttgtccaagttttatattggtccactatttcaaatgcagttcaaacagacatatattaaattgtatgttccgttttaaattggttcaatctgtatatatatatatatatatatatatatatatatatatatatatatatatatataaacctagagctaagattaatactattacaagaattaaattaatattacctACACCCAACAGTCTTCCtgattgaaccgcgtcgattatcattgcgccgagctttcgacatcctctttgatgtcttcttcagggcttcggAGGTCTCAGTCTCCCTTTCTTGATATTTCGTTGTTCTTAGGGAGTAGAGTATTTTTGAAaccatttatattttattttagatcAAGAGCAGAATTATCTCCAGATGGAAAGCACTATATCCTTAATGGTTCCAAAATTTGGATCAGTAATGGAGGAACTGCTGAGATTATGACAGTATTTGCTAGGACGAAGGTTACTAATCCAAAAACAGGGAAAGTTGATGATAAAGTTAGTGCATTTATTGTTGAAAGAGCATTTGGAGGAGTCACAAGTGGgccaccagagaaaaaactcgGAATCAAGTGTTCAAATACGACAGCTGTAAGTTTCTTGCTTTTATTGATAGAGAAAATATACAGTGGGGAAACCGCTTATGGAATATAATTGTTTGtgcttattttagaaaattataaaaaaccgtGGGTCTCGTCAACTCTTAAAttcaaatgtgcgctttttaaacgtaaatttaaatgtacagtgtGATTCACGCAGGTCTAGCCTAAGCCACAAGTATTGATCacatttttaaataactaatgtttgacgtttcgatttccactccggaaatcgttctcaaaaaacatctacaaattctgaaaaatatatacctgatcaaaatttttgttattgtttatgtcatttaaaaattattattcaatttTACTTCAGCACCATTAACATCAATTCTTGTTCTGTTTCAGAACTTCTTGGACTatgtgaaatattttaatcatttaaaaaatcACATATTGTTTTTCTCAGAGCCTTCTTTCAGTCGTAGCGTATTTTTGTGTATTCAGACatgtcaaaaatttattttgcttttatttattgttattatatttattttaaatttatttatattaatttaaactaCTTATTTTCGCTTTCACAAGTCTTACTTTTAGAAAATCTTAGAAAATGTCATGTTTTAGAAATGTaattctctgtatatttttagttatattttgaAAACACCAAAATCCCTGCTGAAAATCTTTTGGGTGGTCTAGGAAATGGTTTTAAGGTAGCAATGAATATTTTAAACAACGGACGTTTTGGTATGGCCGCTGCGCTTTCTGGTACAATGAGGACATGTATAAAGAAAGCTGTTGAATTTGCAACTCAACGAAAACAATTCGGTCAAAAATTAGAGAGTTATGGAGGTATACAGGAGAAGTTAGCTCGTATGGCTATGTATCATTACGTGACTGAGTCTATGGCGTATATGATATCTGGAAATATGGATAGTGGATGCACAGATTATCAGTTAGAAGCTGCTATATCCAAGGTAACAACATTTTTAATGATTTCTTTAGTCgttaatattttaataagttacacaagttgaatttttttgtttatttttagtgTTTTGCTTCTGAAGCCGCGTGGTACGTCTGTGACGAAGCTATACAAATTTTAGGCGGTATGGGCTTTATGAAAGAGACTGGTTTGGAAAGGATTTTAAGAGACTTGAGAATTTTCAGGATATTTGAAGGAACCAATGACATTTTACGTTTGTTTGTAGCCTTAACCGGAATTCAATACTCAGGGGCGCATTTAAGGGAATTACAAAGTGCCTTTAAGAATCCAACAGCAAATTTAGGTCTGATATTTGAAGAAGCGTCCAAAAGAGTGGGTAGAAAAGTAGGTTTAAGTTCGCCTCCTTCCATGGATCATTTGGTTCACAGAGACTTAATTCCGTCAGCACAAGTAGTTGGAAAAGTAAGTTCATAAAACAGTTTAGTGGGTTACTCTTAGAggaagttttttgttttttcttctatcGATTATTTCTATTCTTTATAACAGTAAAGCAACAATCTAGATCATtgtgtgtcaatctaacaataaAACGACACATCAGTCGTATAAATATGAAGAGACACTCGAGATGCCAATTTTTTGTAGGGTTTTCGAATAATTCTTTCTAAAGTGGAGATACATCTTATGTTAATGCAAATTGTACAATAAGAAATTTAGCAGGGAGAAATAAAAGATTATACTAAAGAGTCATATTTATTGAATATAAAGAAAACCAAAATTTAGTGAACAAATCTTTCCTAAgctttctaataaaataaatgtaaaaatatacttATGGCTAAAACAGAGATACAGTGACATCTGGAGCAGACGCCGAATGTATTTTTCACATGGAGATAAATGTAGGCTGTAGTAGCAGCAACATTGATGTTGACGGTAATGGTAGCAGTATTGATGTTGACTGAACCAGTATCAGCTAGGAATGTAGCTATGTATATCCCTGTTAAATCAGCAGGGATTATAGCTAGCTACATCCCTGCTAAATTAGCAGTTGCCGTGAACACCACACGTGGTGTTAATTGGGTAGTCCCACCAAAAAGCGAGtaacaagaaaagaaaaaaaacaacaacaattaATCTTGTGTTAGTTGACAACATATAGTTGCCAGCTATTTTGGACACTAATTCAACAATTTTTTAATTAGTTCACTTAATTTCCTGACTTTACCAAAGAAGTAGGAATAGCAACCATGTTATATCCTTTTTATTACTACTTCTTTGGTTTTTCCCAAATTGCTCTTAAAGTCTATTTGTTTGAAATTGGCAGCTCATTACTGTCAATACCATAAACCAGTGCAGTAAGGATGTAATTGAAACCAATAAGCACGTAAGCACCAAGTGTTTTCTTTCCGCTCTTTAATTTTTTCACGAAGCAACTTTTGTACTCTTTCTCTTTTAATACTAGTACTATTTTTGGATTTATCTATACGCATATCTATACTATTATATTCATAGAATAGTTTTTTCTCATTAGGGgataactagcggaccaactcgacatcgagttttgatgtaagttttgctgatatttaagaggggcggagtctaacgatccatcgtttccgtcgcctggtgtaaatgaaAGCCCTTTtattgtgcgcaatactcctcctaaacggtgatagataggagaataattttttcgaataattaaacagattagGAATTTTACAGGTGTGGTCTTCGTATGAGAGGTTCGAAACTGTAAGGagtcttttttttttcatcatgtaGTGCTCTATTTAGTCTAAGATTTATCCTGTTAAGGTACGTTTTATTTAGTGGATTTTTTTTGCCATATGCAtcgagctcttcttttttcttctgcAAGTTTTCTTATATGGAGGGGGATATTATGATTTTCTTGCACACTTCTTTGTCGCTATGGTGTTGCTTCCCAAGTTTGACTCTCTTACACTATGGATGTCAACTATCCCTTTTGTTACAGCAAAATCTACCAAACCTTTTTGGGGATTTTGTTGGGGTCCGAAGACCAGTATGTGGGTTCTTCCGTTGATAAATATCTTAAGTTATTTTTTGAATAGTATTCAATAATGCTCGACCTTTAGGCGTGATTAATCTGAAATCCCAAGCGATGTGTTTGGTATTCCAGTCTCCTGCTACTATGAATTTGGATCCAAGAGTTTGTATGAAATCATGATACTCTTTGCTGGAAATGGGATGTCTAGCTGGGCTGTAGATTGATGCTACACTGAGAGAGGTGTTTGTTTCGAGTTTAATGATTATTGCTTGGATTTTTTCCGTAATATAAATAAGGTTGGACTGCATAGTGTTTAATTTTTGAATTAATAATAACGCCAAAGCCTGCATGTGCTCCTGTCTGGATGGTTTGCATAATACACGGTATAGTAAGGTATATTAATAACCATTCTTTGTGTGGCATGGCTTTCAGATATTAATAGAATGTCtgtattattcatttttaaaaatagtgaTATCTCTAGTATATGGTTTGAAATGCCATTAGCATTCCACGACGTAATTCGTAATGACTTAAAAGTTATTGTGTTAATGACTGTAAAATCATGCTATTTTACCGCTAATTCatgttatttttgttatcttCATTTATGTTTCCCATGGCAGCATCGCTATAACTGATTCTGTTGAAATTATGAGTATGATGTTGCGTAGGTATATTACATTGGGACTCTGGTGATTTGTATTGATTTTTGATTGTATCTGGCATTTAGTAGTTTATAATAAACAGAACATCCTCTATAATTAAAATGTGTAGTAAGTGCAAGTTGCTGGCGTGTTTTTGGTTTCTTGCAGTCCTTTGTGTTGTGTGATCCAGTGTATTTTACGCAATTAGATGGTTTTGCACAATACGTTTTAATGTGACCATATTCTTAACATCGTGTACATTATGGTATATTTCTCTAAATTCTCGATGGTTCTACCCTTATTTTACAATGCTGTACATACTGTTTCGACTATTTATTTGTTCTTCGTTTGAGGCTCGAGGTCCACAAAAAATAAAGGCAATGCTTAATCTGTGTCTGAAATTTGTAATGTTCCTTACCTTATGACCCTTATTCATTCTGGATTTCCGGTTTAATTTCAGCTATCGGAAAGGAGTCTGGAATAACTTCTGTAGGCTCTCTCTTACTAAGGTTGATATGTATAGTGGGCGATGTTTTCCTCTCGCATATGATGTATTAGTTTTCTGTAGTATGCAGGTGTCTTTGGGAagatttttattgtgttgtttgttaaAGCTTTAGTAAAGTAAGTCGAAAAAATTccgttataaaaggtatatattaaaacaccccatcgggctacatcacagaacgttttcggaattactATTCCATCATCACTGCTATCTGGATATGTTATTCATTTGCTAgtataaaataaatttctttttttttctgagaatatAAATCGAGAGTTCTCTCTGATGAAGCTGGGACAGAAATATTTATATCAGCGAATGGTGGTACGCTGTAGCGAAAAAAAAAAACCgtctattttattcttttttttttctatttataaaatCTACCATTTCTCTACCAAAGTGTAAATTTTACCATAATAAATATATGTAGGAAAACAGTAAAtgattatataaattaaaattaaaaattttttccaGTGTGTTGATTCCTTTGGACAAGCAGTTGAAATGTTgttaataaaatatggaaaaaatattGTTAATGAACAGTGCCTGTTGAATCGTCTAGCAAACGCAGCCTTTGACATTTATAGTAGCACTGT is a window from the Diabrotica undecimpunctata isolate CICGRU chromosome 10, icDiaUnde3, whole genome shotgun sequence genome containing:
- the Acadvl gene encoding very long-chain specific acyl-CoA dehydrogenase, mitochondrial; the protein is MFRAVIKSGIKEQKLVQSILLPRCISTSIIHNKTVQTSEKVQQSHSNESASFVMNIFRGQLEPKQMFPYPNVLNEEQRDTLQMMIEPTLQFFEKVNNPAKNDELEKVEENTLKGLWELGAFALQIPQELGGSELSNTQYARLVEIVGANDLGVGITLGAHQSIGFKGILLFGNQQQKAKYLTMCSSGKVAAFCLTEPSSGSDAASIQSRAELSPDGKHYILNGSKIWISNGGTAEIMTVFARTKVTNPKTGKVDDKVSAFIVERAFGGVTSGPPEKKLGIKCSNTTALYFENTKIPAENLLGGLGNGFKVAMNILNNGRFGMAAALSGTMRTCIKKAVEFATQRKQFGQKLESYGGIQEKLARMAMYHYVTESMAYMISGNMDSGCTDYQLEAAISKCFASEAAWYVCDEAIQILGGMGFMKETGLERILRDLRIFRIFEGTNDILRLFVALTGIQYSGAHLRELQSAFKNPTANLGLIFEEASKRVGRKVGLSSPPSMDHLVHRDLIPSAQVVGKCVDSFGQAVEMLLIKYGKNIVNEQCLLNRLANAAFDIYSSTVVLSRASQSLKENSPTANHEKLMTEAWILEATDRVKANLDVVASGKHLDNFSKMSAIAKTVCLAEGVAQTNPLKL